A stretch of Lathyrus oleraceus cultivar Zhongwan6 chromosome 6, CAAS_Psat_ZW6_1.0, whole genome shotgun sequence DNA encodes these proteins:
- the LOC127092431 gene encoding linoleate 9S-lipoxygenase 5, translated as MEMHHKKRVQGKVVLMKKSLLDFHDIKSNVLDRVHEFLGKRVSIQLISATTPDPAKGMQGQHGKVAYLERWISSISSLTRASDTEFSVTFDWDHEKMGVPGAFKIRNNHHSQFYLKKVTIEEIPGHGPVTFLCNSWVYPAHRYTHDRVFFANKAYLPCETPEPLRKLREEELAALRGKGVGKLNEWDRVYDYAFYNDLGTPDDGPDYARPVIGGSQKFPYPRRGRTGRPPTKTDPQTESRLHLLNLNVYVPRDEQFGHVKFSDFLAYALKSVAQVLLPEVKSLCDKTINEFDTFEDVFDVYEGSFKLPSGALQSKIRELIPYEILRELVRNDGEKFLKFPVPDVIKASKTAWRTDEEFAREMLAGVNPVIIRRLQEFPPASKLDPSVYGDQNSSIQEKHIANSLDGFTIDEAMQRNKLYILDHHDALMPYLGRINSTNTKTYATRTVLFLQDDGTLKPLAIELSLPHPQGEQHGAVSRVFTPSHEGVAATIWQLAKAYAAVNDSGYHQLVSHWLYTHAVIEPFLIATNRQLSLLHPVHKLLKPHLKDTMHINALARHILINAGGILERTVFPGKYALEMSTVVYKDWVFTEQALPANLLERGIAVRDSSSPHGLKLLIEDYPFAVDGLEIWDAIETWVSEYCKFYYTSDEMVENDYELQRWWKEVRNEGHGDLKDKSWWPQMKTRIELIQSCTIIIWVASAFHAAVNFGQYPYAGFLPNRPTVSRRFMPEPGTPEYEELEFDPELAFLKTITAQFQTLLGVSLIEILSRHSTDEVYLGQTVDPDWTLDAEPLAAFKRFSQKLLEIENNIMKRNKDPNLKNRNGPVKLPYTLLFPNTSDYSREGGLTGKGIPNSISI; from the exons ATGGAGATGCATCACAAAAAAAGGGTTCAAGGAAAAGTGGTTTTAATGAAGAAGAGCTTGTTGGATTTTCATGATATCAAATCCAATGTTCTTGATCGTGTTCATGAGTTTTTAGGCAAACGTGTCTCTATTCAGCTCATTAGTGCTACAACTCCTGATCCAG CAAAGGGAATGCAAGGGCAACATGGAAAAGTGGCATACTTGGAGAGATGGATTTCAAGCATTTCATCTTTGACAAGAGCTTCAGACACAGAATTTTCAGTAACGTTTGATTGGGATCATGAGAAAATGGGAGTTCCTGGTGCTTTCAAAATCAGAAATAATCACCATAGTCAATTTTACCTAAAGAAAGTTACCATTGAAGAGATTCCAGGACACGGTCCTGTGACTTTTCTTTGCAACTCTTGGGTTTACCCTGCTCATCGTTACACACATGATCGTGTTTTCTTTGCAAACAAG GCTTATCTTCCATGTGAAACACCAGAGCCACTGCGGAAGCTGAGAGAAGAAGAACTTGCAGCCCTCCGTGGTAAAGGAGTTGGAAAACTCAATGAGTGGGATAGAGTATATGACTATGCATTTTACAATGACTTAGGAACTCCAGATGATGGTCCAGATTATGCACGTCCTGTTATAGGAGGATCACAGAAGTTTCCTTATCCGCGTCGAGGAAGAACCGGTCGTCCACCTACCAAAACAG ATCCTCAAACTGAGTCAAGACTGCATCTTTTGAATCTAAATGTTTATGTACCAAGAGATGAACAGTTTGGCCATGTAAAGTTTTCGGACTTTCTAGCTTATGCACTCAAATCCGTTGCTCAGGTTTTGCTTCCGGAGGTTAAATCTCTGTGTGACAAAACTATTAATGAGTTTGACACTTTTGAAGACGTGTTTGATGTTTATGAGGGAAGTTTTAAGCTCCCAAGTGGAGCTTTGCAGAGTAAAATTAGAGAACTTATTCCTTATGAGATTCTTAGGGAACTTGTTAGGAATGATGGTGAGAAATTCCTCAAATTTCCAGTGCCTGATGTGATCAAAG CTAGTAAGACTGCATGGAGGACCGACGAGGAGTTTGCGAGAGAAATGCTTGCTGGTGTAAACCCTGTTATCATCCGCCGTCTCCAA GAATTTCCTCCGGCAAGCAAGCTAGATCCTAGTGTCTATGGAGACCAAAACAGTTCCATCCAAGAAAAGCACATAGCAAATAGTTTAGATGGGTTCACAATAGATGAG GCTATGCAAAGGAATAAACTCTATATATTAGACCATCATGATGCTCTGATGCCATACCTAGGTAGAATAAACTCTACCAACACCAAGACTTATGCTACCAGAACAGTTCTATTTCTACAAGATGATGGCACATTGAAGCCACTGGCTATTGAATTAAGCTTACCTCATCCACAAGGTGAGCAACATGGAGCTGTCAGTAGAGTCTTTACTCCATCACATGAAGGAGTTGCAGCCACAATTTGGCAGTTGGCTAAAGCATATGCTGCTGTGAATGACTCAGGATATCACCAACTAGTTAGCCATTGGTTATATACTCATGCAGTGATTGAACCATTTTTAATAGCTACAAACAGACAGCTAAGTCTTCTTCATCCTGTTCACAAGCTCTTGAAGCCACACCTTAAGGATACAATGCATATAAATGCCTTAGCTAGACATATACTTATAAATGCTGGAGGTATACTTGAGAGAACAGTTTTCCCCGGTAAATACGCCCTAGAAATGTCGACGGTTGTGTATAAAGATTGGGTGTTCACCGAGCAGGCGTTGCCCGCTAATCTACTCGAGAG AGGGATAGCAGTTCGAGATTCAAGTAGTCCTCATGGACTCAAACTTCTGATAGAAGACTATCCTTTTGCGGTTGACGGGTTGGAAATTTGGGATGCGATTGAAACTTGGGTGAGCGAATATTGTAAATTCTACTACACATCTGATGAAATGGTTGAGAATGACTATGAACTCCAACGCTGGTGGAAAGAAGTTCGCAACGAGGGTCACGGTGACTTGAAAGATAAGTCATGGTGGCCACAAATGAAGACAAGAATTGAGCTCATTCAATCCTGCACTATTATCATATGGGTGGCTTCTGCTTTTCATGCAGCAGTGAACTTTGGACAGTATCCTTACGCCGGTTTCCTACCTAATCGTCCAACGGTTAGTCGCAGGTTCATGCCTGAGCCAGGTACTCCAGAGTATGAAGAGCTTGAGTTTGATCCGGAATTAGCATTCTTGAAAACAATCACAGCTCAGTTCCAAACTCTCCTTGGCGTGTCATTGATAGAAATTCTGTCGAGGCATTCGACTGATGAAGTTTATCTTGGACAGACAGTAGACCCTGACTGGACTTTGGATGCTGAACCCTTGGCGGCTTTCAAGCGATTTTCGCAGAAGTTGTTGGAAATTGAGAATAATATCATGAAAAGGAACAAGGACCCGAACTTGAAGAACAGAAACGGGCCAGTGAAATTGCCTTATACCCTTCTGTTTCCCAATACCTCTGATTATTCTAGGGAGGGTGGACTAACTGGAAAGGGAATACCTAATAGTATATCCATCTAA